From one Gracilinanus agilis isolate LMUSP501 chromosome 5, AgileGrace, whole genome shotgun sequence genomic stretch:
- the ASCL4 gene encoding achaete-scute homolog 4: MEGNKSDRSLKRIPHHLAAASASVPGTRSRLALEEPFRVSFHLDRTYWDQAYYRGCSGRFACFPLPGQLGVLDCAFEPAFIQKRNERERQRVRCVNEGYARLRDHLPRELVEKRLSKVETLRAAIGYIKHLQNLLERHSLGACSKAKDGPTVSVPDPRPECNSDGESKTSSVSSPYSESEVCS; this comes from the coding sequence ATGGAGGGCAATAAGTCCGATAGGAGCCTGAAAAGAATACCCCATCACCTGGCTGCTGCGTCCGCAAGCGTGCCGGGCACTCGAAGCCGACTCGCGTTGGAAGAACCCTTCCGGGTCTCCTTCCACCTGGACAGGACTTACTGGGACCAGGCCTACTACAGAGGCTGCTCAGGCAGATTCGCCTGCTTTCCCCTGCCCGGACAGCTTGGGGTGTTAGACTGTGCCTTCGAACCAGCCTTCATCCAAAAACGGAacgagagggagaggcagagggtGCGCTGTGTGAACGAGGGATACGCCCGCCTCCGCGACCACCTCCCCCGGGAGCTTGTGGAAAAGCGGCTCAGCAAGGTGGAGACCCTCAGAGCTGCCATTGGCTACATCAAACATCTCCAGAATCTCCTGGAGCGTCATTCTCTGGGAGCTTGCAGCAAGGCCAAAGACGGGCCAACCGTGTCCGTCCCCGACCCGAGACCCGAGTGCAACAGTGACGGAGAATCCAAGACCTCCTCCGTCTCTTCTCCATACAGCGAGTCGGAGGTCTGCAGCTAG